In Paracoccus aerodenitrificans, the following are encoded in one genomic region:
- a CDS encoding DUF2285 domain-containing protein, with the protein MVEAPEVLKAEVAALPDFDRLGADEGEPAKFLMIDGGGHLCLFHAEISSGTETPAAVVPLGLEGFDRLEAVHRLLASLHQRAIPPDTRLTPQQRLRIRRMLQAHDARQSGATQKEIARGIFRTGDLSRDEWQVHSTRYAVIGLLRDAKALVAGGYRRLLRHRRKR; encoded by the coding sequence TTGGTCGAGGCACCGGAAGTGCTGAAGGCGGAGGTCGCGGCGTTGCCCGACTTCGACCGTCTGGGGGCAGACGAGGGTGAACCGGCAAAATTCCTGATGATCGACGGAGGTGGGCATCTCTGCCTGTTTCATGCCGAGATATCGTCAGGAACTGAGACCCCTGCTGCCGTGGTGCCGCTTGGATTGGAAGGTTTCGACCGATTGGAAGCCGTCCACAGATTGCTGGCATCGCTGCACCAGCGCGCGATTCCGCCCGACACGCGGCTGACGCCACAACAGCGCCTCCGTATCCGACGCATGTTGCAGGCCCATGATGCGCGACAATCCGGGGCGACACAGAAGGAAATAGCGCGCGGTATATTCCGAACAGGTGATCTAAGCCGTGACGAATGGCAGGTTCACTCGACACGCTATGCCGTCATCGGATTGCTCAGGGACGCCAAGGCTCTGGTTGCCGGTGGCTATCGTCGCCTGCTGCGGCATCGACGCAAGAGGTGA
- a CDS encoding thermonuclease family protein, whose protein sequence is MARILILFVVIALSACSYDQLAGAQPEASAGVFSGRADVIDGDTLDVAGTRIRLFGIDAPEVSQTCGRGDGSAWSCGQWSRSELVRLLGGRPVECQPRDVDRYGRIVAICYVQGRDVNAAMVESGAAHAYRKYTMGRCWRPTVS, encoded by the coding sequence ATGGCCCGCATTTTGATCCTGTTCGTTGTCATCGCACTGTCCGCTTGTTCATATGACCAGCTAGCCGGGGCGCAGCCTGAAGCCTCTGCTGGTGTGTTTTCTGGCCGTGCAGATGTTATCGATGGCGATACTCTGGACGTCGCCGGAACGCGTATCAGGCTTTTTGGCATCGATGCACCGGAGGTGAGCCAAACCTGCGGGCGTGGCGATGGATCCGCTTGGTCCTGCGGGCAATGGTCCCGAAGCGAGCTTGTTCGTCTGCTTGGCGGACGGCCCGTCGAGTGCCAACCGCGCGACGTTGATCGATACGGTCGGATCGTCGCTATCTGCTATGTGCAGGGGCGCGATGTGAATGCAGCCATGGTCGAATCCGGCGCGGCTCATGCCTATCGGAAGTATACGATGGGTAGATGCTGGCGCCCAACTGTTTCTTGA
- a CDS encoding ANTAR domain-containing response regulator, with amino-acid sequence MHKKLLIVVVEPDSDRAKSIVDGLRQAGDHEIRVMAEQAGLARQVASLQPDVVLIDMANPSRDVLEELALASGPSERPVAMFTDSTDEQLTRSAIEAGISAYVVDGLRPERIKPILDAAIARFYIMQRMKAELAATRAALEERKVIDRAKAVLMKVRGIDEEAAYALLRKAAMDQGKRLAEIAQQLVMAAGLLGK; translated from the coding sequence ATGCACAAGAAGCTTTTGATCGTTGTCGTTGAGCCCGATTCCGACCGGGCCAAGTCCATCGTCGATGGGCTTCGTCAAGCTGGGGATCATGAGATTCGTGTGATGGCCGAGCAGGCCGGACTGGCCCGGCAGGTTGCCAGCCTGCAGCCGGATGTGGTGCTGATCGACATGGCCAACCCGTCCCGGGACGTTCTTGAGGAACTAGCGCTGGCCTCGGGGCCTTCCGAGCGGCCGGTCGCGATGTTCACGGACAGCACCGATGAGCAATTGACGCGTTCTGCCATAGAGGCGGGGATCTCGGCCTATGTCGTCGATGGGCTGCGACCTGAACGGATCAAGCCAATCCTCGACGCCGCCATCGCGCGCTTTTACATTATGCAACGAATGAAGGCCGAACTGGCTGCGACGCGCGCCGCGCTGGAAGAACGAAAAGTCATTGATCGGGCCAAGGCGGTGCTGATGAAGGTGCGGGGAATCGATGAGGAAGCGGCCTACGCGCTGTTGCGCAAGGCGGCGATGGATCAGGGCAAACGCCTCGCCGAGATCGCGCAGCAACTGGTCATGGCTGCAGGGCTGTTGGGCAAATGA
- a CDS encoding ABC transporter substrate-binding protein — protein sequence MSLRLGYVPLIDAAPLIVAQELGFAAEEGLRLELVQLGAWAQARDMLGAGMIDAAHMLMPIPIGQALGLGPPLPAMDLVMFMSQGGQAIAVNRVIEARLRGIGYGFDFADPRAAGQALRQVAKAPLRVGVPFTFSTHLELTDYWLRVSGFAPEEVKLITVPPPRMADATAAGEVEMFCVGEPWASFAVEREAAALLLPGTAIWAAPPEKGLVLRRDFTANRPDETGALMRAVWRAGRWLDQPEQRGLAAEIISRAGYLDLPSELADRGLSGRLLLCADGELRDTPRFIAFNDGAASFPWRSIAALIAKRIALRHGKDLDVAMARAMQHFRTDLYRKHLRPAGAALPGASSRLEGMLAEDRMVAAESGQMILRADGFFDGFTFEPPEQTSSEA from the coding sequence ATGTCGCTGCGCCTTGGCTATGTGCCCTTGATCGACGCGGCACCGCTGATCGTTGCCCAGGAACTTGGCTTTGCCGCTGAAGAGGGGCTGCGGCTGGAATTGGTACAACTGGGCGCCTGGGCGCAGGCCCGCGACATGCTGGGCGCTGGAATGATCGACGCGGCCCATATGCTGATGCCGATACCCATTGGTCAGGCGCTAGGGCTGGGGCCGCCGCTGCCGGCAATGGATTTGGTCATGTTCATGTCCCAGGGCGGGCAGGCCATCGCGGTCAATCGCGTGATCGAGGCGCGGCTGCGCGGGATCGGTTATGGGTTCGATTTCGCCGACCCTCGCGCCGCAGGGCAGGCCTTGCGCCAGGTGGCTAAAGCACCGCTGCGTGTGGGTGTCCCGTTCACCTTCTCAACGCATCTGGAGCTGACGGATTACTGGCTGCGGGTCAGTGGCTTTGCGCCGGAAGAGGTCAAACTGATCACCGTGCCGCCGCCGCGGATGGCCGATGCCACGGCGGCGGGCGAGGTAGAGATGTTCTGCGTGGGCGAGCCCTGGGCCTCCTTCGCGGTCGAGCGCGAGGCCGCTGCGCTGTTGCTGCCCGGAACGGCGATCTGGGCCGCGCCTCCGGAAAAGGGCCTTGTCCTGCGGCGCGATTTCACCGCCAATCGGCCCGACGAGACCGGCGCGCTGATGCGGGCCGTCTGGCGGGCGGGGCGCTGGCTGGATCAGCCGGAGCAGCGCGGCCTCGCCGCCGAGATCATTTCGCGCGCAGGCTATCTGGATCTGCCGTCGGAACTGGCGGACAGGGGCCTGAGCGGGCGTCTGCTGCTATGTGCGGATGGCGAATTGCGCGACACGCCACGTTTCATCGCATTCAATGACGGTGCCGCCAGTTTCCCGTGGCGCAGCATTGCCGCGCTGATCGCAAAGCGGATTGCGCTGCGCCATGGGAAAGACCTTGACGTTGCCATGGCCCGCGCGATGCAGCATTTCCGCACTGATCTTTATCGTAAGCATCTTCGTCCGGCAGGGGCGGCTTTGCCTGGGGCGTCCTCGCGGCTGGAAGGAATGCTGGCCGAGGACCGTATGGTCGCAGCCGAAAGCGGACAGATGATTCTGCGTGCAGATGGGTTCTTCGACGGCTTCACGTTCGAGCCTCCGGAACAGACCTCATCCGAGGCTTGA
- a CDS encoding MFS transporter, with the protein MTVASAHESGQALTLSTIAFTICFAVWTIFSIIGIQIKEQLGLTETQFGLLIGMPILTGSLVRLGLGVLTDRLGGRIVYTLTMLAAALATFLLGWATTYPQMLLAALGVGLAGGSFAVGVAYVSRFFDGKKQGTALGVFGVGNVGAAVTKFVAPFVMVALGWQATAQVWAAALAVMAVLFWFLSKDDPVTAARHDTKAPLRSMKAELAPLKNLQVWRFSAYYFFSFGGFVALALWLPHYLIGVYGFDVKTAGMVGAAYSIPASIFRAYGGVLSDRVGARVVMYVTLIVSALCAAILSLPTGVPVLVFLVVIFVLGFFMSLGKAAVYKHIPSYYPDNVGAVGGLVGMIGGLGGFVLPLLFGWLKEETGLWSTCFMVIFALVIGCLIWMHASIRRMDRAATPQAA; encoded by the coding sequence ATGACCGTAGCGTCCGCACATGAATCGGGTCAGGCACTGACCCTGTCCACCATCGCCTTCACCATCTGCTTTGCCGTCTGGACGATCTTTTCCATCATAGGAATCCAGATAAAAGAGCAACTCGGCCTCACTGAAACGCAGTTTGGCCTGCTGATCGGGATGCCGATCCTGACCGGATCGCTGGTCCGGCTTGGGCTTGGCGTTTTGACCGACCGTCTGGGCGGTCGCATTGTTTATACGCTGACCATGCTGGCCGCAGCGCTTGCGACGTTCCTTCTGGGCTGGGCCACGACCTATCCGCAAATGCTGCTGGCTGCGCTTGGCGTTGGTCTGGCCGGCGGGTCCTTCGCGGTCGGCGTCGCCTACGTCTCGCGCTTCTTCGACGGTAAGAAGCAAGGCACCGCGCTTGGCGTTTTCGGTGTCGGCAATGTCGGCGCGGCGGTGACCAAATTCGTCGCCCCCTTTGTCATGGTCGCCCTTGGCTGGCAGGCCACGGCGCAGGTCTGGGCCGCCGCGCTTGCGGTGATGGCGGTGCTGTTCTGGTTCCTCAGCAAGGATGACCCGGTCACCGCGGCGCGCCACGACACCAAGGCACCGCTGCGCAGTATGAAGGCGGAACTCGCACCACTGAAAAACCTGCAGGTCTGGCGCTTCTCGGCCTATTATTTCTTCAGCTTCGGTGGCTTTGTCGCGCTGGCGCTGTGGCTGCCGCATTACCTGATCGGCGTCTACGGCTTTGACGTCAAAACCGCCGGCATGGTCGGCGCGGCCTATTCCATTCCTGCATCCATCTTTCGTGCCTATGGCGGCGTCCTGTCGGACCGCGTCGGCGCGCGCGTGGTGATGTATGTCACGCTGATCGTTTCCGCCCTATGCGCGGCCATCCTGTCGCTGCCCACCGGTGTGCCGGTTTTGGTGTTCCTGGTGGTGATCTTCGTGCTGGGCTTCTTCATGAGCCTCGGCAAGGCCGCGGTCTATAAGCATATCCCGTCATATTACCCCGACAATGTGGGCGCGGTCGGCGGTCTGGTCGGCATGATCGGCGGCTTGGGCGGCTTTGTCCTGCCGCTGCTGTTCGGCTGGCTGAAAGAGGAAACCGGCCTCTGGTCCACCTGCTTCATGGTGATCTTCGCGCTGGTGATCGGTTGCCTCATCTGGATGCATGCCTCGATCCGCCGGATGGATCGCGCTGCCACGCCGCAAGCCGCCTGA
- the nirB gene encoding nitrite reductase large subunit NirB: MKKKLVVIGAGMASGRMLEQLFEANPDAYDVTLFNGEPRGNYNRLMLSPVLSGEKTYEDIVTHDEDWYAAHGVDCRFGQPVVKIDRDKRVVHSNHSSAEYDALVIATGSAPFIIPVAGKELPGVVTYRDLEDTNAMIEAGMAGKDAVVIGGGLLGLEAAAGMALRGAKVTVIHLMDHLMERQLDPAAGYLLQKDLEKRGITVHCKGATKAIMGHGRAEAVLLEDGTVYPADLVCMAVGIRPETRIAVDAHLEVERGITVDDALRTSDPHIFALGECVEHRQQLFGLVAPLYDQAKVLAKTLLEEEDAFQPVQTATKLKVTGCDLFSAGDFAEGEGREDIVFRDPGRGIYKRLVLQENRIIGVVMYGDTADGNWFYGLMKEGTDIGEMRETLIFGPAYQGGAAPDPMAAVAALPPEAEICGCNGICKGTIVEAVQGGATTLDAVRATTKASGSCGTCTGLVQQVMAFTLGGDLAEAPEGMCKCTDHSHEDVRRLIRAMGLKSIPAVMQELGWKSVGGCHSCRPALNFYLLAEWPLEYRDDRQSRFVNERNHANIQKDGTYSVVPRMWGGVTTPDELRAIADAADKYNVPMVKVTGGQRIDLLGVRKEDLPHMWADLNQAGLVSGHAYSKGLRTVKTCVGSEFCRFGTQDSTGLGIRLEKLLWGSWTPHKVKLGVSGCPRNCAEATCKDVGVICVDSGFKISVAGAAGMEVKETEHLADAATEDETVEIITAFVQLYREHAQYLHRPWKWVAKVGLDWVKEQVVDDLDNRRDLVARFEISQSVYRKDPWAEHSTTLETPKWAPLADFTLEAAE; encoded by the coding sequence ATGAAAAAGAAACTTGTGGTTATCGGGGCGGGCATGGCCTCGGGCCGGATGCTGGAGCAGCTGTTTGAAGCCAATCCGGACGCCTATGACGTGACGCTGTTCAACGGCGAGCCGCGCGGAAATTATAACCGGCTGATGCTGTCTCCAGTTCTGTCGGGCGAGAAAACATACGAGGACATCGTCACCCATGACGAAGACTGGTATGCCGCGCATGGCGTCGATTGCCGCTTCGGCCAGCCGGTCGTCAAGATCGACCGCGATAAGCGCGTGGTTCATTCCAACCATTCCAGCGCGGAATATGATGCGCTTGTCATTGCGACGGGTTCCGCCCCTTTCATCATTCCTGTGGCAGGCAAGGAACTGCCCGGCGTGGTCACCTATCGCGATCTTGAGGATACGAATGCCATGATCGAGGCGGGCATGGCCGGCAAGGATGCCGTCGTGATCGGTGGCGGCCTGCTGGGGCTCGAAGCTGCGGCCGGCATGGCGTTGCGCGGGGCGAAGGTGACCGTCATTCATCTGATGGATCACCTGATGGAGCGTCAGCTGGACCCGGCCGCAGGCTATCTGTTGCAGAAGGACCTGGAAAAGCGCGGCATCACCGTTCACTGCAAAGGCGCGACCAAGGCGATCATGGGCCATGGCAGGGCCGAGGCGGTGCTGCTGGAAGACGGCACCGTCTATCCCGCCGACCTGGTCTGCATGGCCGTCGGCATCCGTCCCGAAACCCGAATCGCCGTCGATGCTCATCTGGAGGTCGAACGCGGGATCACCGTCGATGACGCCCTGCGCACCAGCGATCCGCATATCTTCGCGCTTGGCGAATGCGTCGAACATCGCCAGCAGTTGTTCGGGCTGGTGGCGCCGCTTTACGATCAGGCCAAGGTGCTGGCGAAAACTCTGCTGGAAGAAGAGGACGCGTTTCAGCCTGTCCAGACCGCGACCAAGCTGAAAGTCACCGGCTGCGACCTTTTCAGCGCGGGCGATTTTGCCGAGGGCGAGGGGCGCGAGGATATCGTTTTCCGCGATCCGGGGCGCGGCATCTACAAGCGTCTAGTCCTTCAAGAGAATCGCATCATCGGCGTCGTCATGTATGGCGACACAGCGGATGGTAACTGGTTCTACGGGCTGATGAAGGAGGGCACGGATATAGGTGAGATGCGCGAGACGCTGATCTTCGGCCCCGCCTATCAGGGGGGTGCCGCACCGGACCCTATGGCGGCCGTTGCAGCATTGCCGCCTGAGGCGGAGATCTGCGGCTGCAACGGCATATGCAAAGGCACGATCGTCGAGGCCGTGCAGGGCGGCGCGACCACGCTGGATGCGGTGCGCGCAACCACCAAGGCCAGCGGTTCCTGCGGTACCTGCACCGGGCTGGTCCAGCAGGTCATGGCCTTTACTCTTGGCGGTGACTTGGCGGAGGCCCCGGAGGGCATGTGTAAATGCACCGATCACAGTCACGAGGATGTGCGCCGCTTGATCCGGGCGATGGGTCTGAAATCGATCCCCGCCGTCATGCAGGAACTGGGTTGGAAATCGGTCGGTGGCTGCCATTCCTGCCGTCCGGCGCTGAATTTCTATCTGCTGGCCGAATGGCCGCTGGAATACCGCGACGACCGCCAGTCGCGGTTTGTGAACGAACGCAACCATGCGAATATCCAGAAAGACGGCACCTATTCGGTCGTGCCCCGCATGTGGGGCGGTGTGACCACCCCGGACGAGTTGCGGGCCATTGCCGATGCGGCGGACAAATATAACGTTCCCATGGTCAAGGTCACCGGCGGTCAGCGGATCGATCTGCTGGGCGTTCGCAAGGAAGACCTGCCGCATATGTGGGCCGATCTGAACCAGGCCGGACTGGTCAGCGGTCACGCCTATTCCAAGGGGCTGCGCACCGTCAAAACCTGTGTCGGGTCGGAATTCTGCCGTTTCGGCACGCAGGATTCGACCGGGCTGGGCATCCGTCTGGAAAAGCTGCTCTGGGGCTCGTGGACGCCGCACAAGGTCAAGCTGGGTGTCTCTGGCTGCCCCCGCAACTGCGCCGAGGCGACCTGCAAGGATGTCGGCGTCATCTGCGTGGATTCCGGCTTCAAGATCAGCGTGGCCGGTGCCGCCGGGATGGAGGTGAAGGAAACCGAACATCTGGCCGATGCCGCGACCGAGGACGAAACGGTCGAGATCATCACCGCCTTTGTCCAGCTTTACCGCGAACATGCGCAATATCTGCATCGCCCCTGGAAATGGGTCGCAAAGGTCGGGCTGGACTGGGTGAAGGAACAGGTCGTCGATGATCTCGACAATCGCCGCGATCTGGTCGCGCGGTTCGAGATCAGCCAGTCAGTCTATCGCAAGGATCCCTGGGCCGAGCATTCCACCACCTTGGAGACGCCCAAATGGGCGCCGCTTGCCGATTTCACACTGGAGGCCGCCGAATGA
- the nirD gene encoding nitrite reductase small subunit NirD, which translates to MTHFVDIGALDDVPKQGARVVKTAQGCIAVFRTADDQVFALDDRCPHKGGPLSEGIVHGSSVTCPLHNWVFDMNSGEAQGADEGHVRTYPIRVEHGRILISAGLMARRVA; encoded by the coding sequence ATGACACATTTCGTCGATATCGGAGCTTTGGATGATGTGCCGAAACAGGGCGCACGGGTGGTGAAGACCGCGCAGGGCTGCATCGCCGTCTTCCGCACCGCGGATGACCAGGTCTTCGCGCTGGACGACCGCTGCCCGCATAAGGGCGGGCCGCTTTCTGAGGGGATCGTGCATGGCAGCTCGGTCACCTGTCCGCTGCATAACTGGGTCTTCGACATGAATTCGGGCGAAGCGCAGGGCGCGGATGAAGGCCATGTCCGAACCTATCCGATCCGTGTCGAGCATGGCCGCATTCTGATCAGCGCGGGGCTGATGGCCCGCCGCGTAGCCTGA
- a CDS encoding formate/nitrite transporter family protein, with product MSYVTPSDFAKKMVDAGEAKVFMSTKDTLIRAFMAGAILALAAAFAVTVTVNTGNALIGALLFPVGFCMLYLLGFDLLTGVFTLVPLALLDKRRGVTMKGMLRNWGLVFCGNFAGAFTVAIFMAIIVTFGWSEAPNEVGQRIGHIGEGRTVGYAAHGAAGMLTLFVRAVMCNWMVSTGVVAAMMSTSVSGKVISMWMPIMVFFYMGFEHSIVNMFLFPSGLLLGGDFTIADYLIWNEIPTVIGNLVGGLTFVGAMIYATHYKTSPELDRDEPVKPQPAVMPAE from the coding sequence ATGTCTTACGTGACACCCAGCGATTTCGCGAAAAAGATGGTCGATGCCGGTGAGGCGAAGGTTTTCATGTCCACCAAGGACACGCTGATCCGCGCCTTTATGGCAGGCGCGATATTGGCGCTTGCCGCGGCTTTTGCCGTGACCGTCACCGTCAATACCGGCAATGCGCTGATCGGGGCGCTACTTTTTCCGGTCGGCTTCTGCATGCTTTATCTGCTGGGCTTCGACCTGCTGACGGGGGTGTTCACGCTGGTCCCGCTGGCGTTGCTGGACAAGCGGCGCGGCGTCACCATGAAGGGGATGCTGCGCAATTGGGGCCTTGTGTTCTGCGGGAACTTCGCTGGCGCCTTCACCGTGGCGATCTTCATGGCGATCATCGTCACTTTCGGCTGGTCCGAGGCCCCGAACGAAGTCGGTCAGCGGATCGGCCATATCGGCGAAGGACGGACCGTCGGCTATGCGGCACATGGCGCGGCCGGCATGCTGACGCTTTTTGTCCGTGCGGTGATGTGCAACTGGATGGTCTCGACCGGGGTGGTCGCGGCGATGATGTCGACCAGCGTGTCGGGCAAAGTCATCTCGATGTGGATGCCGATCATGGTGTTTTTCTACATGGGCTTCGAACATTCCATCGTGAACATGTTCCTGTTCCCCTCGGGGCTGCTGCTGGGCGGCGATTTCACCATCGCCGACTATCTGATCTGGAACGAGATCCCGACGGTCATCGGCAATCTGGTCGGCGGGCTGACCTTTGTCGGCGCAATGATCTATGCCACGCATTACAAGACCTCGCCCGAGCTTGACCGGGATGAGCCGGTCAAGCCGCAACCCGCCGTCATGCCCGCCGAATAA
- a CDS encoding nitrate reductase yields MNMQPATKPIRTTCPYCGVGCGVLATPLANGGLAIEGDPDHPANKGRLCVKGAALGETLGLRGRLLDPYIHGKRSSWDQALDLVAQRFSDAIAKHGPDSVAFYVSGQLLTEDYYVANKLMKGFIGSANIDTNSRLCMASSVAGHKRAFGSDTVPGLYEDLELADTVVLVGSNLAWCHPILYQRLAAGRETRGTKVVVVDPRRTATCDIADLHLALNAGTDTVLFNLLLAEIARRGLIDHGFAPNLDGMEDALAAAQATPLSSTGLPDADLTRFLDLWTASERVVTVYSQGINQSESGTDNVNAILNCHLATGRIGKPGMGPFSVTGQPNAMGGREVGGLANMLACHLDIDNPDHRDAVRGFWQAPRIAEKPGLKAVDMFRAVEEGRIKALWIMCTNPALSMPEADRVARAIKGCDFTVVSDIVTQTDTTRLADVLLPATGWAEKDGTVTNSERRVSRQRRALAAPGQARDDWRIMADVAKRLGWADAFDWTGPAQIFAEHAALSGVAGGLGSDFDISDYRETTAPEYDRMEPFLWPQSPSRQGGRFFGDGLFQTPSGRGRMVPIFPANRRPVDIAAPFTLNTGRVRDHWHSMTRTGRAARLSRHIAEPFLELHPRDAERLGLAPAGLAQVENEHGRAILRVLITDRAAPGHPFAPIHWTGETSSAGRVSSLVPGLTDPISGQPALKSAAVNISAFRAGCYGFAVSKSEINAAGDYLAIAKLPKGHQAELAWKEPPRDWIEEAAKLFGLDTTPMIMRDRHHGTVRLAFLQDGRLQAALFVSPGPVALSRSHIAEALDSDQTADILAGRPGGDRQDEGAVVCACLGIGANRIARFIATRKTATLNEIGAALGAGTNCGSCRPELKRMLARTAGAVDR; encoded by the coding sequence ATGAACATGCAGCCCGCAACCAAACCGATCCGGACGACATGCCCCTATTGCGGAGTGGGCTGCGGCGTTCTGGCCACGCCGCTGGCCAATGGCGGGCTGGCGATCGAGGGCGATCCCGATCATCCCGCGAACAAGGGCCGGCTTTGCGTCAAGGGCGCCGCGCTTGGCGAGACATTGGGCCTGCGGGGACGCCTGCTCGATCCCTATATCCACGGCAAAAGATCGAGCTGGGATCAGGCGCTCGATCTGGTCGCGCAGCGTTTCAGCGATGCCATCGCCAAACATGGGCCGGATTCGGTCGCCTTCTACGTCTCGGGGCAATTGCTGACCGAGGATTACTATGTCGCCAACAAGCTGATGAAGGGCTTTATCGGCAGCGCCAATATCGACACCAATTCAAGGCTTTGCATGGCGTCTTCGGTGGCGGGTCACAAGCGCGCCTTTGGCAGCGACACGGTGCCGGGGCTCTATGAGGATCTTGAGCTTGCCGATACGGTGGTCCTTGTCGGCTCGAACCTCGCCTGGTGTCACCCGATCCTGTATCAGCGTCTGGCAGCGGGCCGAGAGACGCGCGGGACAAAGGTCGTCGTCGTCGATCCCCGGCGCACGGCCACCTGCGACATCGCCGATCTGCACCTTGCGCTGAATGCGGGAACGGATACCGTCCTGTTCAACCTGTTGCTGGCGGAAATCGCGCGCCGTGGCCTGATCGATCACGGTTTCGCCCCCAATCTGGACGGGATGGAGGATGCGCTGGCCGCAGCACAGGCAACTCCGCTATCCTCGACCGGTCTGCCCGATGCCGATCTGACCCGCTTTCTGGACCTGTGGACCGCAAGCGAGCGTGTGGTGACGGTCTATTCCCAGGGCATCAACCAATCCGAAAGCGGGACCGACAATGTCAACGCGATCCTGAACTGTCACCTTGCCACCGGCCGGATTGGCAAGCCCGGCATGGGGCCGTTTTCGGTCACCGGTCAGCCCAATGCCATGGGCGGGCGCGAGGTTGGCGGGCTTGCGAATATGCTGGCCTGCCATCTCGATATCGACAACCCGGATCACCGCGACGCCGTCCGGGGTTTCTGGCAGGCGCCGCGTATCGCCGAGAAACCGGGCCTGAAAGCGGTGGACATGTTCCGGGCCGTCGAAGAAGGCAGGATCAAGGCGCTTTGGATCATGTGCACCAATCCCGCCCTGTCCATGCCAGAGGCCGACCGCGTGGCCCGTGCCATCAAGGGCTGCGACTTCACGGTCGTTTCAGACATTGTGACGCAAACCGACACAACGCGTCTGGCGGATGTGCTGTTGCCTGCGACCGGCTGGGCGGAAAAAGACGGAACCGTCACCAATTCCGAACGCCGGGTCAGCCGCCAGCGCCGTGCTCTTGCCGCTCCGGGGCAGGCGCGGGACGACTGGCGCATCATGGCGGATGTGGCCAAGCGGTTGGGCTGGGCCGATGCCTTTGATTGGACGGGGCCTGCGCAGATTTTCGCGGAACATGCGGCGCTTTCCGGCGTGGCTGGCGGGCTTGGCAGCGACTTCGACATCTCGGATTATCGTGAGACGACAGCGCCTGAATATGACAGGATGGAGCCGTTCCTCTGGCCGCAATCTCCGTCGCGCCAGGGTGGGCGCTTTTTCGGAGACGGGCTTTTTCAGACGCCATCGGGGCGCGGGCGCATGGTCCCGATCTTTCCCGCCAACCGGCGGCCGGTCGATATTGCGGCACCCTTCACGCTGAATACCGGGCGCGTGCGCGACCATTGGCACAGCATGACACGGACGGGACGGGCTGCCAGGTTGTCCCGCCATATCGCCGAGCCTTTCCTTGAGCTTCACCCACGCGATGCCGAGCGGCTGGGTCTTGCCCCGGCCGGTCTGGCGCAGGTCGAGAACGAACATGGCCGCGCAATCCTGCGGGTTCTGATCACGGATCGTGCAGCACCCGGCCATCCTTTTGCGCCCATTCATTGGACCGGCGAGACGTCATCGGCGGGTCGTGTATCTTCGCTTGTTCCGGGTCTGACCGATCCGATCTCGGGGCAGCCCGCCCTGAAATCCGCCGCCGTGAATATAAGCGCCTTCCGGGCAGGCTGTTACGGGTTTGCCGTGTCGAAATCAGAGATCAACGCGGCCGGCGATTACTTGGCCATCGCCAAACTTCCTAAAGGCCATCAGGCAGAACTTGCGTGGAAGGAACCCCCCCGTGATTGGATAGAAGAGGCCGCAAAACTTTTCGGCCTGGATACCACGCCAATGATCATGCGTGACCGCCATCACGGGACTGTCCGGCTGGCCTTTCTTCAAGACGGCCGCCTGCAGGCAGCTCTGTTTGTTTCGCCCGGGCCAGTGGCCCTGTCCCGCAGTCATATCGCCGAGGCATTGGACAGCGATCAGACTGCAGACATCCTTGCGGGCAGGCCGGGAGGCGATCGGCAGGACGAAGGCGCTGTCGTTTGCGCCTGTCTTGGAATCGGTGCTAACAGGATCGCGCGCTTCATCGCGACCCGGAAAACAGCTACTCTTAATGAAATCGGCGCTGCCCTGGGTGCGGGGACGAATTGCGGATCATGCCGGCCCGAGTTGAAAAGGATGCTGGCTCGGACTGCAGGGGCAGTTGATCGCTGA